A genomic region of Streptomyces sp. R33 contains the following coding sequences:
- a CDS encoding MarR family winged helix-turn-helix transcriptional regulator: MSKGSPGPTPGFLVWRLANKWRVAVDRAVAPVGLTHAQYSLVASLHGMQRAGERPSQRQLADHTGLEALYVSKLARALESAGLVERTRDPRDPRAVQLALTDQGQTVTRQAIAVVQELHQQLLEPLGGLDAPRTGVFTEELTTLLDVPLAPSLPINKSTQEPTP; this comes from the coding sequence ATGAGCAAGGGTTCCCCGGGCCCCACGCCCGGTTTCCTGGTGTGGCGGCTCGCCAACAAGTGGCGCGTCGCAGTCGATCGCGCAGTGGCTCCGGTGGGCCTCACCCACGCGCAGTACTCACTGGTCGCGTCGCTGCACGGCATGCAGCGCGCCGGCGAGCGGCCCAGCCAGCGCCAACTCGCCGACCACACCGGCTTGGAGGCGCTGTACGTCTCGAAGCTGGCGCGCGCCCTGGAGTCGGCCGGCCTGGTGGAGCGAACCCGTGATCCCCGCGACCCGCGCGCCGTACAGCTCGCCCTCACCGATCAGGGCCAGACCGTCACACGGCAGGCCATCGCAGTGGTCCAGGAACTGCATCAGCAGTTGCTGGAGCCGCTCGGCGGCCTCGACGCTCCGCGGACGGGCGTGTTCACCGAAGAGCTGACAACCCTGCTCGATGTACCTCTCGCTCCATCCCTGCCGATCAATAAGAGCACTCAGGAGCCAACACCATGA
- a CDS encoding MarR family transcriptional regulator, producing MADTHALDPTQQSLWRPLRLLQASMDADIAQVYSSQQIEGLKPSFVMELLRLHARGPLTIAELAESVQLTHSALSQKVAAMRKAGWVQTVVGDDARTRKVTLTDKARGIVGRLAAEWRATEAAIAELEEDIPYPLSRVVTDVEAALERKSFRDRIAEKLAEDPAWG from the coding sequence ATGGCCGACACCCACGCGCTCGACCCGACGCAGCAGAGCCTCTGGCGGCCCCTGCGTCTGCTGCAGGCGTCCATGGACGCCGACATCGCACAGGTCTATTCCAGCCAGCAGATCGAAGGGCTCAAGCCCAGCTTCGTCATGGAGCTGCTCCGGCTTCACGCCCGCGGACCCCTGACCATCGCGGAACTGGCGGAGTCCGTTCAGCTCACGCATTCCGCACTCAGCCAGAAGGTCGCCGCGATGCGGAAGGCCGGCTGGGTCCAGACCGTCGTGGGCGACGACGCGCGCACCAGGAAGGTGACGCTCACCGACAAAGCCCGCGGCATTGTCGGTCGCCTGGCGGCGGAATGGCGAGCCACCGAGGCCGCCATCGCCGAGCTGGAAGAGGACATTCCCTACCCGCTCTCCCGGGTCGTCACCGATGTCGAAGCCGCTCTGGAGCGGAAGAGCTTCCGCGACCGGATCGCCGAGAAGCTGGCGGAGGATCCCGCATGGGGCTGA
- a CDS encoding cytochrome P450: MLSSRVPPGPSGAGRHGNRRAFERDHLGFLLDQQQYGDLVRFDDDLYIVNSPALAEEVLKHTNTTYGISSDLLGEATDGSRASEDLALWMRARSLAGRGLNRTSMRAARDSLASTVVRHADTWHARGRIEAIPALEDLTAHLIAEFCLGPETGDVPDLLARLQDALLPPTLPLPARWHALRRRRLQRAGRDLADEVSSLIRRRRTTRRDDSPSVVADLLNTACDEGALTHEGATSVIVANLFAAHETTAAALAWLLLLLDRHPEVRRRVRDEADRELAGALPTAAVVPRLAVTEAVVKETLRLYPPLWFLQRTIEEPTELAGYPLRPGQKVAVSPFVLHRDPRHYHRPTTFDPDRWTDRAANPLPKYAFMPFGGGPRNCLGTHFATTAMTIVTATLTPHYEVTRSPGTTPVFHTRTILQPHDLTLDVSVRPHPPGDRPGDHRPAADPQPEDHRAARCPFTANTPAAP; the protein is encoded by the coding sequence ATGCTGTCTTCCCGTGTGCCGCCCGGCCCCTCGGGGGCCGGGCGGCACGGCAACCGGCGCGCGTTCGAGCGGGACCACCTCGGCTTCCTCCTCGACCAGCAGCAGTACGGCGACCTGGTCCGCTTCGACGACGACCTGTACATCGTGAACTCGCCCGCCCTGGCGGAGGAGGTCCTCAAGCACACCAACACCACCTACGGCATCTCCAGCGACCTGCTGGGCGAGGCGACCGACGGAAGCCGCGCCTCCGAAGACCTGGCCCTGTGGATGCGGGCCCGCAGCCTGGCGGGACGCGGCCTGAACCGGACCAGCATGCGCGCCGCCCGGGACAGCCTCGCGTCGACCGTCGTCCGCCACGCGGACACCTGGCACGCACGCGGCAGGATCGAAGCGATCCCCGCACTGGAAGACCTCACCGCCCACCTGATCGCCGAGTTCTGCCTCGGGCCCGAGACCGGCGACGTCCCCGACCTCTTGGCCCGCCTGCAGGACGCGCTGCTGCCCCCCACACTGCCCCTGCCGGCCCGCTGGCACGCGCTGCGCCGACGCCGCCTCCAGCGCGCCGGCCGCGACCTAGCCGACGAAGTCTCCTCCCTGATACGCCGGCGGCGTACGACGAGGCGGGACGACTCGCCCTCCGTGGTCGCGGACCTCCTGAACACCGCGTGCGACGAAGGCGCCCTCACCCACGAGGGCGCGACCAGCGTCATCGTCGCCAACCTCTTCGCCGCCCACGAGACCACCGCCGCCGCGCTCGCCTGGCTGCTCCTCCTCCTCGACCGGCACCCGGAAGTCCGTCGGCGGGTACGGGACGAGGCCGACCGGGAACTCGCCGGCGCGCTCCCCACCGCGGCCGTCGTGCCCCGGCTGGCCGTCACCGAAGCCGTCGTGAAGGAGACCCTGCGCCTCTACCCCCCGCTCTGGTTCCTCCAGCGGACCATCGAGGAACCCACCGAACTCGCCGGCTACCCCCTGCGCCCCGGCCAGAAGGTCGCCGTCAGCCCCTTCGTCCTCCACCGCGACCCCCGCCACTACCACCGGCCCACCACGTTCGACCCGGACCGCTGGACCGACCGCGCCGCCAACCCGCTGCCCAAGTACGCGTTCATGCCGTTCGGCGGAGGGCCGCGCAACTGCCTCGGAACCCACTTCGCCACCACCGCCATGACCATCGTCACCGCAACCCTCACCCCCCACTACGAGGTCACCCGATCACCCGGCACGACACCCGTCTTCCACACGCGCACCATCCTCCAGCCCCACGACCTCACCCTCGACGTCTCGGTCCGTCCCCACCCACCCGGCGACCGGCCCGGCGACCACCGGCCCGCTGCGGACCCACAGCCCGAAGACCACCGGGCAGCCCGGTGTCCGTTCACCGCCAACACCCCCGCCGCACCGTGA
- a CDS encoding IS5 family transposase encodes MRPPPPYPSDLSDARWELIRPTLETWRQARAGIRRPHHDLRALMNAILYVDRTGIPWRYLPHDFPPWQSVYGYFAHWQNDGIFDHLNGLLRSLLRQAEGREPEPTACLLDSQSIKTSANVHLTDQGIDPAKKIIGRKRHIATDTLGLLLAVLVTAASVHDSTAGTHLIDHLAARHPTITKAWADNGYKNKAIEHAATRGIDLEIVQRDPHTRGFTVQPRRWVVERTLGWLMHHRRLARDYETHPHRSAAMIQIAAINLMTRRLTHQNTPNWRDT; translated from the coding sequence ATGCGACCACCCCCGCCCTACCCCAGCGACCTGTCCGACGCGCGATGGGAACTGATCCGCCCCACTCTCGAAACCTGGCGCCAGGCCCGCGCCGGAATCCGCCGGCCCCACCACGACCTGCGGGCCCTCATGAACGCCATCCTCTACGTCGACCGCACCGGCATCCCCTGGCGCTACCTACCGCACGACTTCCCACCCTGGCAGAGCGTCTACGGCTACTTCGCCCACTGGCAAAACGACGGCATCTTCGACCACCTCAACGGCCTCCTGCGCAGCCTGCTCCGCCAGGCCGAAGGCCGCGAACCAGAGCCCACCGCCTGCCTGCTCGACTCCCAAAGCATCAAGACCTCAGCCAACGTCCACCTCACCGACCAGGGAATCGACCCCGCGAAAAAGATCATCGGACGCAAACGGCACATCGCCACCGACACCCTCGGCCTCCTCCTGGCCGTCCTCGTCACCGCCGCCAGCGTCCACGACTCCACCGCCGGCACCCATCTCATCGACCACCTCGCAGCCCGCCATCCCACCATCACCAAAGCCTGGGCCGACAACGGCTACAAGAACAAAGCCATCGAACACGCCGCCACCCGCGGCATCGACCTCGAGATCGTCCAACGCGACCCCCACACCCGCGGCTTCACCGTCCAACCCCGCCGCTGGGTCGTCGAAAGAACCCTCGGCTGGCTCATGCACCACCGCCGCCTGGCCCGCGACTACGAAACCCACCCACACCGATCAGCAGCCATGATCCAAATCGCCGCCATCAACCTCATGACCCGACGCCTCACCCACCAAAACACCCCCAACTGGCGCGACACCTGA
- a CDS encoding MarR family transcriptional regulator has translation MTTTASTATAPAADARVLGLAHYAARGLLEHVLALHGITFQQQVTLRAAVTADAPRTPDDLVTQVRDTLKADPANIRATLDELLAKQLLVADGAHLRPTDTGRELLAAVGAQTAPITARVWGGIPDEDLAAAGRVLALVTERANTELATLTA, from the coding sequence ATGACCACCACCGCATCCACCGCCACTGCGCCCGCCGCCGACGCCCGCGTCCTCGGCCTGGCCCACTACGCCGCCCGCGGCCTCCTGGAGCACGTCCTGGCCCTCCACGGCATCACCTTCCAGCAGCAGGTCACCCTGCGTGCCGCCGTCACCGCCGACGCCCCGCGGACGCCGGATGATCTCGTCACCCAGGTCCGGGACACCCTCAAGGCCGATCCGGCCAACATCCGCGCAACCCTCGACGAACTGCTCGCCAAGCAACTACTGGTCGCGGACGGCGCGCACCTTCGCCCCACGGATACGGGGCGCGAACTGCTCGCCGCCGTCGGCGCGCAGACCGCCCCGATCACCGCCCGCGTCTGGGGCGGCATCCCCGACGAGGACCTGGCCGCCGCCGGCCGCGTCCTCGCCCTGGTCACCGAGCGCGCGAACACGGAGCTCGCGACGCTGACCGCCTGA
- a CDS encoding MFS transporter, which yields MGLKGALIDVAPLRSSPPFRRLWIGQTLSGFGSQMTLIAVMFQVWQMTKSPAWTGAVGLAQAVPLVVLGLFAGSLVDRVDRRKFYLLMTSGQAVCSLLLALQAFFGHAPVAAVLGLVALQSCFVAGSGPTSRTFIPHLLAKEQLAAGLALSRIAFQGAMLLGPVLGGLIVGGLGVGACYLIDALTFAAAFYGAFALPKMTPGDEPARPGLRGMLDGLVFLGRTPVIRGALLTDLAATVLSMPISLFPLINAERFGGNPRTLGLFLTALAVGGVAASLFSGSFTRFPRPGLVMLGGSATWGAALTLFGTASNRWVGLAFLVVAGAADTVSVVSRSTVVQMNTPSDLLGRVSAAEQIVGQAGPDIGNMRGGLVADVSSGAVALVSGGLLCVGAVAFVGITTPDLRRSTSSASARTATASP from the coding sequence ATGGGGCTGAAGGGCGCACTCATCGACGTGGCTCCGTTACGGTCGTCGCCACCCTTCCGGAGGCTGTGGATCGGCCAGACCCTGTCGGGTTTCGGCAGCCAGATGACACTCATCGCCGTCATGTTCCAGGTCTGGCAGATGACGAAGAGCCCCGCCTGGACGGGCGCCGTCGGACTGGCCCAAGCGGTTCCGCTCGTCGTGCTCGGCCTGTTCGCCGGATCGCTCGTCGACAGGGTGGACCGGCGGAAGTTCTACCTGCTCATGACCAGCGGACAAGCCGTGTGCTCGCTGCTCCTCGCGCTCCAGGCCTTCTTCGGGCACGCTCCCGTCGCCGCCGTCCTGGGGCTCGTCGCGCTTCAGTCGTGCTTCGTCGCGGGCAGCGGCCCGACCTCGCGCACCTTCATCCCGCACCTTCTCGCTAAGGAACAGCTGGCCGCGGGACTGGCGTTGAGCCGAATCGCCTTCCAGGGCGCCATGCTGCTCGGTCCCGTGCTCGGCGGACTGATCGTGGGCGGGCTGGGTGTCGGAGCCTGCTACCTGATCGACGCCCTAACGTTCGCCGCCGCGTTCTACGGTGCCTTCGCCCTGCCGAAGATGACTCCCGGAGACGAGCCGGCGCGCCCCGGCCTGCGGGGGATGCTGGACGGCCTCGTCTTCCTGGGACGCACCCCCGTCATTCGCGGGGCCCTGCTCACCGACCTGGCCGCCACCGTGCTGTCGATGCCCATCAGTCTGTTTCCCCTGATCAACGCCGAACGGTTCGGCGGCAACCCGCGCACCCTCGGGCTGTTCCTCACCGCGCTCGCCGTCGGGGGCGTCGCGGCGTCACTGTTCTCCGGATCCTTCACCCGGTTCCCACGGCCCGGCCTGGTGATGCTCGGCGGTTCCGCTACCTGGGGCGCGGCGCTGACGCTGTTCGGCACGGCATCCAACCGATGGGTCGGCCTGGCCTTCCTCGTCGTGGCCGGCGCGGCGGACACCGTCTCCGTGGTCTCGCGGAGCACCGTCGTCCAGATGAACACGCCGAGCGATCTGCTCGGCCGCGTCAGCGCGGCCGAACAGATCGTGGGGCAAGCCGGGCCCGACATCGGCAACATGCGAGGGGGCCTCGTGGCGGACGTTTCGTCAGGAGCGGTGGCCCTCGTCAGCGGCGGCCTGCTCTGCGTCGGTGCCGTGGCTTTCGTGGGCATCACGACGCCGGACCTGCGCCGTTCCACCTCGTCCGCCTCGGCCCGTACGGCGACCGCCAGTCCATGA
- a CDS encoding IS256 family transposase, whose protein sequence is MADKDEAAASVAGDKTVDEVVERLLDKADSSGAALLGEGGLLTEITKAVLERALEAEMSEHLGYERGDSAGHGSGNSRNGTSPKRVLTDAGAVTLAVPRDRNGEFEPRLVPKNARRLAGFNDRILSLYARGMSVRDIRSHLAQIYGVEVSPDLISKVTDAVIDELVTWQNRPLDAVWPIIYIDALWVKIRSGSVTSKPVYLAVGVDMDGRKDVLGLWVGAEGEGATTWMAVLSELRNRGIEDVCIVVCDGLKGLPDAVTATWPKATVQTCVIHLTRASLRLSSVRDHPKLVPALRAIYTAPTETAAEQALDAFEASDLGERYPAIVRTWRSAWPEFTPYLAFPPAIRTVVYSTNMVESINSRLRKATRNRGHSPSEQAALKVLYLAVREQINPKARDANHVAPHWKEALNQFSLFFEDRLSIQ, encoded by the coding sequence ATGGCAGACAAAGACGAAGCGGCCGCGTCCGTGGCCGGCGACAAGACGGTCGACGAGGTGGTCGAGCGGCTGCTCGACAAAGCTGACTCCTCGGGAGCGGCCCTGCTCGGCGAGGGCGGGCTCCTGACGGAGATCACCAAGGCTGTTCTGGAGCGGGCTCTGGAAGCCGAGATGAGTGAACACCTCGGCTACGAACGCGGAGATTCCGCAGGTCACGGCTCTGGAAACTCCCGGAACGGGACGTCGCCCAAGAGGGTCCTGACCGATGCCGGCGCCGTCACTTTGGCGGTGCCCAGAGACCGCAACGGTGAGTTCGAGCCGCGTCTGGTCCCGAAGAACGCCCGCCGGCTGGCGGGATTCAACGACCGGATCCTCTCGCTCTACGCGCGCGGGATGAGCGTGCGCGACATCCGCTCCCACCTCGCCCAGATCTACGGAGTCGAGGTCAGCCCAGACCTGATCAGCAAGGTCACCGACGCCGTGATCGACGAGCTCGTGACCTGGCAGAACCGGCCCCTCGACGCGGTCTGGCCGATCATCTACATCGACGCATTGTGGGTGAAGATCCGTTCTGGCTCGGTGACATCGAAGCCGGTTTACCTGGCCGTCGGCGTCGACATGGACGGCCGCAAAGACGTCCTCGGCTTGTGGGTTGGAGCCGAGGGTGAAGGCGCGACCACGTGGATGGCGGTGCTGTCGGAACTGCGGAACCGGGGTATCGAGGACGTGTGCATCGTCGTCTGCGATGGTCTGAAGGGCCTGCCCGACGCCGTCACCGCGACCTGGCCCAAGGCCACGGTCCAGACGTGCGTGATTCACCTGACCAGGGCCTCGCTCAGACTGTCGTCCGTGCGGGACCACCCGAAGCTGGTGCCGGCTCTGAGAGCGATCTACACAGCGCCGACCGAGACGGCCGCCGAACAGGCCCTTGACGCGTTCGAGGCCTCTGACCTGGGCGAACGCTACCCGGCGATCGTGCGGACCTGGCGGTCGGCCTGGCCGGAGTTCACTCCCTACCTGGCGTTCCCACCGGCCATAAGGACGGTGGTCTACTCCACGAACATGGTCGAATCGATCAACTCGCGGCTCCGCAAAGCCACCCGCAACCGCGGCCATTCCCCCTCGGAACAGGCAGCGTTGAAGGTCCTCTACCTCGCAGTCCGCGAGCAGATCAACCCCAAAGCGCGCGATGCCAACCACGTCGCCCCACACTGGAAGGAAGCGCTGAACCAGTTCTCACTCTTCTTCGAGGACCGGCTCAGCATCCAATGA
- a CDS encoding IS256 family transposase, whose translation MDDQFLNELVARAQAEGLQLTGEGGLLQQLTKRLLESALEGEMSDHLGYDRHDPAGKNGENSRNGKRSKTVVTDVGPVEIEVPRDREGSFEPQIVKKRQRRLTGVDEMVLSLSAKGLTHGEISSHLAEVYGAEVSKQTISTITDSVMEGMAEWQARPLDRVYPVVFIDCINVKIREGQVANRPIYMALAVTAEGHRDILGLWAGGEGGEGAKHWLRVLTELKNRGLEDVLMLVCDGLKGLPDAVGEVWPKTVVQTCVVHLLRASFRYAARQDWDKIAKALKPVYTAPTEDAATSRFLEFCEDWGQKYPAIVRLWENAWAEFVPFLQFDAEIRRIVCTTNAIESVNARIRRAVRARGHFPSENAALKCIYLAVMSLDPTGTGRKRWTSRWKRALQAFDIAFDGRLTNNRI comes from the coding sequence GTGGATGACCAGTTCCTGAACGAGCTCGTGGCCCGGGCTCAGGCCGAGGGGCTGCAGCTGACGGGTGAGGGCGGGCTGCTCCAGCAGCTGACGAAGCGGCTGCTGGAGTCCGCCCTCGAAGGCGAGATGAGCGATCACCTCGGCTATGACCGGCACGATCCGGCGGGGAAGAACGGCGAGAACTCCCGGAACGGAAAACGCTCCAAGACCGTCGTCACCGACGTCGGGCCGGTCGAAATCGAGGTCCCGCGGGACCGGGAGGGCTCGTTCGAGCCGCAGATCGTCAAGAAGCGTCAGCGCCGGCTGACCGGCGTCGACGAGATGGTCCTCTCGTTGTCAGCGAAGGGCCTGACCCATGGTGAGATCTCCTCTCATCTGGCCGAGGTCTATGGCGCCGAGGTGTCGAAGCAGACGATCTCCACGATCACCGATTCGGTGATGGAGGGCATGGCCGAATGGCAGGCCCGTCCACTCGACCGCGTTTACCCGGTCGTCTTCATCGACTGCATCAACGTGAAGATCCGCGAGGGCCAGGTCGCCAACCGCCCGATCTATATGGCCCTGGCGGTCACGGCCGAGGGCCACCGCGACATCCTCGGCTTGTGGGCCGGCGGCGAGGGAGGCGAAGGCGCCAAACACTGGCTCCGGGTCCTGACCGAGCTGAAGAACCGCGGCCTCGAGGACGTCCTGATGCTGGTCTGCGACGGGTTGAAGGGCCTGCCCGACGCGGTCGGCGAGGTCTGGCCCAAGACCGTCGTCCAGACCTGCGTCGTCCATCTGCTGCGGGCCTCGTTCCGCTATGCCGCCCGCCAGGACTGGGACAAGATCGCCAAAGCCTTGAAGCCCGTCTACACAGCTCCGACCGAGGACGCCGCGACGAGCCGGTTCCTCGAGTTCTGCGAGGATTGGGGCCAGAAGTATCCGGCGATCGTCCGGCTATGGGAGAACGCCTGGGCGGAGTTCGTCCCGTTCCTGCAGTTCGACGCCGAGATCCGCCGGATCGTCTGCACCACCAACGCCATCGAGTCGGTGAACGCCCGCATCCGCCGGGCCGTCAGGGCCCGCGGCCACTTCCCCTCGGAGAACGCCGCCCTGAAGTGCATCTACCTCGCGGTGATGTCCCTCGACCCGACTGGCACCGGCCGCAAACGCTGGACCAGCCGCTGGAAGCGGGCCCTGCAAGCCTTCGACATCGCCTTCGACGGCCGCCTCACCAACAACCGAATCTAA
- a CDS encoding GNAT family N-acetyltransferase produces MIGLISLRRRTPTMGTISYILRDDSWGNGYATQATRQVVTAAFTTAGLNRLEAMHHPDNPASGRVLTKVGFTRIGTADRDTETGTVPYELYVLETGGI; encoded by the coding sequence GTGATCGGCCTGATCTCCCTACGCCGACGCACCCCGACCATGGGCACCATCAGCTACATCCTCCGGGACGACAGCTGGGGCAACGGCTACGCCACCCAAGCCACCCGCCAGGTCGTCACAGCCGCCTTCACCACCGCCGGCCTCAACCGGCTGGAGGCCATGCACCACCCCGACAACCCCGCCTCCGGCCGCGTCCTGACCAAAGTCGGGTTCACCCGCATCGGCACGGCCGACCGAGACACCGAGACCGGAACCGTCCCCTACGAGTTGTACGTGCTGGAGACCGGCGGCATCTGA
- a CDS encoding ISL3 family transposase, whose protein sequence is MSVENLNELVATVFSGISPLVIEDVVDEGERVVVRARTPGSTAVCPVCGVLSVRVHGYHWRTVADLPIDGRRVVVRVRVRRLVCPTRGCRHTFREQLPGVLERYQRRTTRLTRQIKAVVKELAGRAGSRLLAVLAMGLSRHTALRTLLRIALPTGRVPRVIGVDDFALRRRHRYATVVIDAETHERIDVLPDRTADTLETWLRENPGVEVVCRDGSATYAEAIRRALPDAVQVADRWHLWHNLCETALSEVKAHSACWAAVLDTPIYEGPRAETTLERWHQVHGLLQQRVSLLECARRLQLSLNTVKRYARADRPERMLRVPKYRASLVDPYREHLRRRRADDPAVPVQHLFEEIKALGFTGCLNLLHKYINQGRADADRSHISPRRLARMLLTRPENLKTGHRDLLDQLTAACPEMTDLATAVRTFAQLLKPRPENVDALDHWITQVRAADLPHLHAFTRGLERDHDAVIAAVTLPYSNGPAEGVNTKTKRISRQMHGRAGFNLLRHRILLG, encoded by the coding sequence GTGAGCGTGGAGAATCTCAACGAGCTGGTGGCGACGGTGTTTTCGGGGATATCCCCGCTGGTCATCGAGGATGTGGTCGACGAGGGTGAGCGCGTGGTCGTGAGGGCACGGACTCCGGGATCGACCGCGGTCTGCCCGGTGTGCGGGGTGTTGTCGGTGCGGGTGCACGGCTATCACTGGCGGACGGTCGCCGACCTGCCGATCGACGGCCGGCGGGTCGTGGTCCGTGTCCGGGTTCGGCGTCTGGTGTGTCCTACCCGCGGTTGCCGCCACACTTTTCGCGAGCAGCTGCCTGGGGTGCTGGAGCGATACCAGCGGCGCACAACCCGCCTGACCAGGCAGATCAAGGCTGTGGTCAAGGAGTTAGCGGGCCGTGCGGGATCGCGTCTGCTGGCGGTACTCGCGATGGGCCTGTCGCGTCACACGGCCCTGCGCACCCTGCTGCGCATTGCGCTGCCCACCGGGCGGGTGCCCCGCGTGATCGGTGTCGACGATTTCGCTCTGCGCCGGCGGCACCGATACGCCACCGTGGTGATCGACGCGGAAACGCATGAGCGGATTGACGTGCTGCCCGACCGCACGGCCGACACGCTGGAAACGTGGCTGCGCGAGAATCCGGGCGTCGAGGTCGTGTGCCGTGACGGTTCAGCGACCTACGCGGAGGCCATCCGCCGTGCCCTGCCCGACGCAGTGCAGGTCGCCGACCGGTGGCACTTGTGGCACAACCTCTGCGAAACCGCCCTGAGTGAGGTCAAGGCACACAGCGCCTGCTGGGCCGCCGTGCTGGACACTCCAATTTACGAAGGACCACGAGCCGAGACTACGCTCGAGCGTTGGCACCAGGTCCACGGCCTCCTCCAGCAGCGTGTGAGCCTGCTGGAATGCGCCCGTCGACTGCAACTGTCCCTGAACACTGTCAAACGTTATGCCCGCGCCGACCGACCCGAGCGCATGCTCCGCGTCCCCAAGTACCGGGCCAGTCTCGTCGATCCCTATCGCGAGCACCTGCGCAGACGCCGAGCTGATGACCCTGCTGTTCCCGTCCAGCACCTCTTCGAGGAGATCAAGGCCCTCGGGTTCACGGGCTGCCTCAACCTCCTGCACAAGTACATCAACCAAGGCCGCGCGGACGCCGACCGCAGCCACATCTCCCCGCGCAGGCTGGCCCGGATGCTCCTGACCAGGCCCGAGAACCTCAAGACCGGACATCGCGATCTCCTCGATCAGCTGACCGCCGCCTGCCCCGAGATGACCGACCTGGCCACCGCCGTCCGGACTTTCGCCCAGCTCCTGAAGCCTCGGCCCGAGAACGTCGACGCGCTCGATCACTGGATCACCCAGGTCCGCGCAGCGGACCTGCCACACCTGCACGCCTTCACCCGCGGCCTCGAGCGAGACCACGACGCCGTGATCGCCGCGGTCACACTTCCGTACAGCAACGGCCCCGCCGAAGGCGTCAACACCAAGACCAAGCGGATCTCACGCCAGATGCACGGACGCGCAGGCTTCAACCTCCTCCGTCACCGCATCCTTCTCGGATAG
- a CDS encoding kinase: MTEATHGTVGTSDTRLIVLRGNSASGKSSVASGLREKFGRNLAIVAQDNLRRIVLRERDRPGGANIGLIDLTTRYALDHGFHVVVEGILYADRYGTMLQDLERAHQGVTRCYYLHVPFEETVLRHATKPDAEYLAHVNEGHLRDWYRKKDLLPNSLETVIDAASTLDDTVQQILSESGLDSIPPIDR; encoded by the coding sequence GTGACTGAGGCCACGCACGGCACCGTGGGGACCAGCGACACGCGCCTGATCGTGCTCCGAGGCAACAGCGCCTCGGGCAAGTCCTCCGTCGCGTCCGGCCTGCGCGAGAAGTTCGGCCGCAACCTCGCCATCGTCGCCCAGGACAACCTCCGCCGCATCGTGCTACGCGAACGCGACCGGCCCGGCGGCGCCAACATCGGCCTGATCGACCTCACCACCCGCTACGCCCTGGACCACGGCTTCCACGTCGTCGTCGAAGGCATCCTGTACGCCGACCGCTACGGCACGATGCTCCAGGACCTGGAGCGCGCCCACCAGGGCGTCACACGGTGCTACTACCTCCACGTGCCCTTCGAGGAGACGGTGCTCCGCCACGCGACGAAACCAGACGCCGAATACCTCGCGCACGTCAACGAGGGCCACCTACGCGACTGGTACCGAAAGAAAGACCTGCTCCCCAACAGCCTGGAAACCGTCATCGACGCGGCCAGCACCCTGGACGACACGGTCCAACAGATCCTCTCCGAGAGCGGCCTGGACAGCATTCCCCCGATCGACCGCTGA
- a CDS encoding DUF6042 family protein encodes MTDNPLVPGPRRNMAMHNDWWASGWDHVLPRQGFPLTMLIGTASQPGFTGPLNDLLQEIFDGRWDMIGGDLDGPLTFSWPDEEWDYEAAPEGREACEAARWEQFSTMLTTAGFPVPTTVRDLSELYLTWGLASREETPDGTRWSMPAVLPLPGDLLPLDPELTQRLDGIRWTLRTGPLLDTLIDHLVNDLGEPAETLTSLDRLAAATGQDVDDVRLALAELVKSGDARVQRGEEPADAERQEANRRFRLVMDWEHFHENRIQVSRA; translated from the coding sequence ATGACTGACAACCCGCTCGTGCCCGGGCCGCGCCGGAACATGGCGATGCACAACGACTGGTGGGCTTCGGGCTGGGACCACGTCCTGCCCCGCCAGGGCTTCCCGCTGACCATGCTGATCGGAACCGCGAGCCAGCCCGGCTTCACCGGACCCCTGAACGACCTCCTGCAAGAAATCTTCGACGGCCGCTGGGACATGATCGGCGGCGACCTCGACGGTCCCCTCACCTTCTCCTGGCCCGATGAGGAATGGGACTACGAGGCCGCGCCGGAGGGCCGCGAGGCATGCGAGGCGGCCCGCTGGGAGCAGTTCAGCACCATGCTGACGACAGCCGGCTTCCCGGTGCCCACCACCGTGCGGGACCTGTCCGAGCTCTACCTGACGTGGGGCCTGGCCAGCCGCGAAGAGACGCCGGACGGCACCCGATGGTCCATGCCCGCCGTGCTGCCACTGCCCGGAGACCTGCTGCCCCTGGACCCCGAACTCACCCAGCGCCTCGACGGGATCCGCTGGACCCTGCGCACCGGCCCGCTCCTCGACACCCTCATCGACCACCTGGTCAACGATCTGGGTGAACCGGCAGAGACCCTCACCTCCCTGGACCGGCTGGCGGCAGCCACGGGCCAGGACGTCGACGACGTCCGGCTCGCTCTCGCGGAACTCGTGAAATCCGGCGACGCCCGTGTCCAGCGCGGCGAGGAGCCGGCCGACGCTGAGCGCCAGGAGGCCAACCGCCGCTTCCGTCTGGTCATGGACTGGGAGCACTTCCACGAGAACCGCATCCAGGTGAGCCGCGCGTGA